A window from Halomicrobium urmianum encodes these proteins:
- a CDS encoding sulfatase: MDAPNVVWITLDSVRSDHTTMDGYERDTTPAIADLGADGHAFPTCISHSKSTQPSSGAILTGFAPSRTTLGITGDVLPDGVTTVADRFSEAGYHTACLSRNSFVSSATNLDRGFDRFQWLASETITDLPLSTLFKYALNIRKHSAGLTRDTAKHASPYLMNETAKRWLDDFGGEQPFFFYLHYNEPHRPYYPPLSYIDRYADDLDMSPREAAEFALDVHYNMEEIVAHGCDLSDDEWDALRAMYDAEIAYTDEMVGRLVDHVRSLPLDDTVVVVTADHGELFGEHGLLSHRYVLSDAVTRVPVVISGLEEELAASEDDIVQHADVMRTLLETADADTDGMLGVDLRSETREYAVSQRGPVDFEVFYEYNEDFDASPFHLPALTSLRTDEYRYQESDDGSDLFALPDEETDVSDEHPDVAADLSEALDAWLDRYGQPVEAGESGEFSGAVQRQLRDLGYLE; the protein is encoded by the coding sequence ATGGACGCGCCCAACGTCGTCTGGATCACCCTCGATAGCGTCCGGTCGGATCACACGACGATGGACGGCTACGAGCGCGACACGACGCCCGCGATCGCCGATCTCGGTGCGGACGGGCACGCGTTCCCGACTTGCATCAGCCACAGCAAGTCGACCCAGCCGTCCAGCGGCGCGATTCTGACCGGCTTCGCCCCGTCGCGGACGACGCTCGGGATCACTGGCGACGTCCTCCCGGACGGCGTCACGACGGTCGCCGATCGGTTCTCCGAGGCCGGCTATCACACGGCGTGTCTCTCGCGGAACTCCTTCGTCAGTTCCGCAACGAACCTCGACCGCGGGTTCGATCGGTTCCAGTGGCTCGCCTCGGAAACGATCACGGACCTCCCGCTCTCTACGCTCTTCAAATACGCTCTCAACATCCGGAAACACTCGGCCGGACTGACGCGTGACACGGCGAAGCACGCCTCGCCGTACCTCATGAACGAGACGGCCAAGCGCTGGCTCGACGATTTCGGCGGCGAGCAGCCCTTCTTCTTCTACCTCCACTACAACGAGCCCCACCGTCCCTACTACCCGCCGCTGTCGTACATCGACCGCTACGCTGACGACCTCGACATGTCTCCCCGCGAGGCGGCCGAGTTCGCGCTGGACGTCCACTACAATATGGAGGAGATCGTCGCCCACGGCTGTGACCTGAGCGACGACGAGTGGGACGCGCTCCGGGCGATGTACGACGCAGAGATCGCCTACACCGACGAGATGGTCGGCCGGCTCGTCGACCACGTCCGGTCGCTCCCGCTCGACGACACGGTCGTCGTCGTGACGGCGGACCACGGTGAACTGTTCGGCGAGCACGGGCTCCTCTCGCACCGATACGTCCTCTCGGACGCAGTCACGCGCGTCCCCGTGGTGATCTCCGGGCTCGAGGAGGAACTGGCCGCATCTGAGGACGATATTGTCCAGCACGCGGACGTGATGCGGACGCTACTGGAGACGGCTGACGCCGACACTGACGGGATGCTGGGCGTCGACCTCCGGTCCGAGACCCGGGAGTATGCCGTCTCCCAGCGCGGCCCGGTCGACTTCGAGGTGTTCTACGAGTACAACGAGGACTTCGACGCCTCGCCCTTCCACCTGCCGGCCCTGACGTCCCTCCGGACCGACGAGTACCGCTATCAGGAGAGCGACGACGGGTCCGACCTGTTCGCCCTCCCGGACGAGGAGACGGACGTGTCGGATGAGCACCCGGACGTCGCGGCGGACCTCTCGGAGGCGCTCGACGCGTGGCTCGACCGGTACGGCCAGCCCGTCGAGGCCGGCGAGAGCGGCGAGTTCTCCGGGGCCGTCCAGCGACAGCTGCGGGATCTCGGATACCTCGAATGA
- a CDS encoding DUF2334 domain-containing protein, which translates to MGVGITRASLVCLRFDDYHQSVDHDTWVDVLSRYNERGLRGVIGIVPKYEGERLNADVVEFLHELEADGWELAQHGYTHEDVGEGRGGPLYLERSEFAGLDRAEQERRIESGRDILETHGIEPDTFIPPWHEYDRTTLRVLSDHGFECLNEGRWPVPRNVEGVTLVPTHIPAVTPDMLAVGVVTLVSHPHLDDAPMADAELVSGREDRLRTPIEVARWWQELGRER; encoded by the coding sequence ATGGGTGTCGGAATTACGCGCGCTTCGCTCGTCTGTCTCCGGTTCGACGACTATCACCAGTCTGTCGATCACGATACCTGGGTCGACGTCCTCTCGCGATACAACGAGCGCGGACTGCGCGGTGTGATCGGTATCGTGCCGAAGTACGAGGGCGAGCGGCTGAATGCCGATGTCGTCGAGTTCCTCCACGAACTCGAAGCGGACGGCTGGGAACTCGCACAACACGGCTATACACACGAGGACGTCGGCGAGGGGAGAGGCGGACCACTGTACCTCGAACGGAGCGAGTTCGCCGGACTTGACCGCGCGGAGCAGGAGCGACGAATCGAAAGTGGACGCGACATCCTGGAGACGCACGGCATCGAACCGGATACGTTCATCCCGCCGTGGCACGAGTACGACAGGACGACGCTTCGCGTCCTCTCCGACCACGGTTTCGAGTGCCTGAACGAGGGGCGCTGGCCGGTACCGCGAAACGTCGAGGGCGTGACGCTCGTTCCGACCCACATCCCCGCGGTAACGCCGGACATGCTCGCGGTGGGCGTCGTAACGCTCGTGTCACATCCGCATCTCGACGACGCGCCGATGGCGGATGCGGAACTGGTGTCCGGACGCGAAGACCGATTGCGCACGCCTATCGAGGTGGCCAGGTGGTGGCAAGAACTCGGCCGAGAAAGATAA
- a CDS encoding alkaline phosphatase family protein, with product MVLVVLGIDALDPDLVDPSAHPNLTLASHRAIDTIDSHAGEPSTHELWPTIITGLPPAEHGLELDDGVAWENPLLRHGSTLADALLPDVLQTRIGAWLLTNTGADAFRTPATYYDEQGIETVFDGRNAKPIGIPNYVVDPDAEDREHALRRSLGDLFERDPEATGGHRTSDPYEFYEQCMEMAMIRIARARRALRGADHELVFAYTSGLDLIGHVTYDLPDLQMEAYAEVDEFVGELRDDLREGDELLLVSDHGLQNGVHTHEAMVAGTDPARVAEIESVLDVRDSVESGLVGREHTRDSPQYELEAGGDDVKQQLEDLGYM from the coding sequence ATGGTCCTCGTCGTGCTGGGCATCGACGCGCTCGACCCCGACCTCGTCGACCCCTCGGCACACCCGAACCTCACGCTCGCGTCGCATCGCGCCATCGACACCATCGATAGCCACGCCGGTGAACCCAGCACCCACGAGCTCTGGCCGACCATTATCACCGGGCTCCCGCCGGCCGAACACGGGCTCGAACTCGACGACGGCGTCGCCTGGGAGAACCCGCTGCTCCGCCACGGAAGCACCCTCGCCGACGCCCTGCTGCCGGACGTCCTCCAGACCCGTATCGGCGCGTGGCTCCTGACGAACACGGGCGCGGACGCCTTCCGGACGCCGGCGACCTACTACGATGAGCAGGGAATCGAAACGGTGTTCGACGGGCGGAACGCGAAACCCATCGGCATCCCGAACTACGTCGTCGACCCCGACGCCGAGGACCGGGAGCACGCGCTCAGGCGGAGCCTGGGCGACCTCTTCGAGCGCGACCCGGAGGCGACGGGCGGCCACCGCACCTCCGACCCCTACGAGTTCTACGAGCAGTGCATGGAGATGGCGATGATACGGATCGCCCGCGCCCGGCGCGCGCTGCGCGGTGCCGACCACGAACTCGTGTTCGCCTACACGAGCGGCCTCGACCTGATCGGACACGTCACGTACGACCTCCCGGACCTCCAGATGGAGGCCTACGCCGAGGTCGACGAGTTCGTCGGCGAACTCCGGGACGATCTCCGGGAGGGCGACGAGTTACTGCTCGTCAGCGACCACGGGCTCCAGAACGGCGTCCACACCCACGAGGCGATGGTGGCCGGGACCGATCCCGCCAGAGTCGCGGAGATCGAGAGCGTTCTGGACGTCCGAGACTCGGTCGAATCGGGACTGGTCGGGCGGGAGCACACCCGCGACAGTCCTCAGTACGAACTCGAAGCCGGCGGGGACGACGTGAAACAGCAACTCGAAGACCTTGGATACATGTGA
- a CDS encoding oligosaccharide flippase family protein yields the protein MTLRIGRETILHFASQVGVTLAGFVASFVIARIGGADVFGLYSVAVAIMFWMNVPAKAISTALTKRLSEGDDRSTFLATGLLLEGGLAVVLGLGIAAASPLLQRYVTAPVGPLLGLLVAANVGLITVIGALQGEKKVAASGGMKTAERVVRSTLHVGLVLLGYRVSALVAGHVVSLVIATAIGVYLSDLDVGRPSVAAARSLIDYARFSWLGKLKTRAFGWMDTIVLAAFAVGPGLIGVYEIAWNVASIFALLATSVRSTLFPELSELAADEGYDRVHHLLNEGMVFTGLFLIPGLFGAAVVGRGVLQIYGTEFTQGATILVVLVFARMLAAYGNQLLNVANAVDRPDVAFRVNSVFVTANLVFNVAFVYAFGWRGAAAATALSGSLVLILGYRSLRGIIGPPDVPWVELGKQVGAGTLMALTVASLQAVLPRSHYVTVLLVGVGAAVYGVALLVVSTRVREKAVAFVPADVAPDALGK from the coding sequence ATGACGCTCCGCATCGGCCGCGAGACGATCCTCCACTTCGCCTCGCAGGTCGGAGTCACCCTCGCCGGGTTCGTCGCCTCGTTCGTCATCGCGCGCATCGGCGGCGCCGACGTGTTCGGCCTCTACTCCGTCGCCGTCGCCATCATGTTCTGGATGAACGTCCCCGCGAAGGCGATCAGTACCGCGCTGACCAAGCGGCTGAGCGAGGGGGACGACCGCTCGACGTTCCTCGCGACTGGGCTGCTGCTCGAGGGGGGCCTCGCCGTCGTCCTGGGACTGGGTATCGCCGCCGCGAGTCCGCTCCTCCAGCGCTACGTGACGGCCCCGGTCGGACCGCTGCTGGGGCTGCTGGTCGCGGCCAACGTCGGACTGATCACCGTCATCGGAGCCCTGCAGGGCGAGAAGAAGGTCGCGGCGTCCGGGGGGATGAAGACGGCCGAGCGCGTCGTCCGCTCCACACTGCACGTCGGCCTCGTCCTCCTCGGCTACCGGGTGTCGGCGCTGGTCGCCGGCCACGTCGTCTCGCTGGTCATCGCCACCGCGATCGGCGTATACCTGTCGGACCTCGACGTGGGCCGGCCGTCGGTGGCTGCGGCGCGGAGCCTGATCGACTACGCCCGCTTCTCGTGGCTCGGCAAGCTGAAGACCCGCGCGTTCGGCTGGATGGACACCATCGTCCTCGCCGCGTTCGCGGTCGGCCCCGGCCTGATCGGCGTCTACGAAATCGCCTGGAACGTCGCGTCGATCTTCGCGCTGCTGGCCACGTCCGTCCGGAGTACGCTCTTCCCGGAGCTGAGCGAACTGGCGGCCGACGAGGGGTACGATCGCGTCCATCACCTCCTGAACGAGGGGATGGTGTTCACGGGGCTGTTCCTGATCCCCGGCCTGTTCGGGGCGGCCGTCGTCGGCAGGGGCGTGTTGCAGATCTACGGGACCGAGTTCACGCAGGGCGCGACGATACTCGTCGTTCTCGTCTTCGCCCGGATGCTCGCGGCCTACGGCAACCAGTTGCTCAACGTCGCGAACGCCGTCGACCGCCCCGACGTCGCCTTCCGCGTCAACAGCGTCTTCGTGACGGCGAACCTCGTGTTCAACGTCGCCTTCGTCTACGCGTTCGGCTGGCGCGGGGCCGCCGCCGCGACGGCGCTGTCCGGATCGCTCGTCCTGATTCTCGGGTACCGGTCGCTGCGGGGCATCATCGGCCCGCCGGACGTCCCCTGGGTGGAGCTGGGCAAACAGGTCGGGGCGGGGACGCTCATGGCGCTCACCGTCGCCTCGCTCCAGGCGGTCCTCCCGCGGAGCCACTACGTGACGGTCCTCCTCGTCGGGGTCGGCGCGGCCGTCTACGGCGTCGCGCTGCTGGTGGTCTCCACCCGGGTCCGCGAGAAGGCCGTCGCGTTCGTGCCGGCCGACGTCGCGCCGGACGCGCTCGGGAAGTGA
- the aglG gene encoding glucosyl-dolichyl phosphate glucuronosyltransferase, with protein MRVSVVLCTHTMDRYEDFREAAESVLDQTHDDVELVLVSDGNDRVCEAIEDDYGDRDDVVVHCNEANVGLLESRNNGAEAATGDVVAFIDDDAIADERWVEELVEAYGSRDYPAVGGRMTPAWVAGKPSFLPEEFYWLVGVTHRGFGPRGADRPGEVRNTFGSNISFDRETFLELGGFEGDIGGRTGDKNLQGGETELCARLREERGRGVYYTPDATVAHKVFDYRTDPGWLLDRAFWQGYSKRGMEVFVPESTGEESAFLGDLLTEFLPQRALGLLRGPSVAKALQLVMLVVFTGTVGLGYLYGIYEWG; from the coding sequence ATGCGCGTCTCGGTCGTCCTGTGCACGCACACGATGGACCGGTACGAAGACTTCCGCGAGGCGGCCGAGAGCGTCCTCGACCAGACCCACGACGACGTCGAACTAGTGCTCGTCTCCGACGGCAACGACCGGGTCTGCGAGGCCATCGAGGACGATTACGGCGATCGCGACGACGTCGTCGTCCACTGCAACGAGGCGAACGTCGGACTCCTGGAGAGTCGCAACAACGGCGCCGAGGCGGCCACCGGCGACGTCGTGGCGTTTATCGACGACGACGCGATCGCCGACGAGCGGTGGGTGGAGGAACTCGTCGAAGCCTACGGGTCCCGCGACTACCCCGCCGTCGGCGGCCGGATGACCCCCGCCTGGGTCGCCGGGAAGCCGAGCTTCCTCCCCGAGGAGTTCTACTGGCTCGTCGGGGTCACCCACCGCGGGTTCGGTCCCCGCGGCGCCGACCGGCCCGGCGAGGTCCGCAACACCTTCGGCTCGAACATCTCCTTCGACCGCGAGACGTTCCTCGAGCTCGGCGGCTTCGAGGGCGACATCGGCGGCCGCACGGGCGACAAGAACCTTCAGGGCGGCGAGACGGAGCTGTGCGCTCGCCTCCGAGAAGAACGGGGCCGCGGCGTCTACTACACTCCGGACGCCACTGTCGCGCACAAGGTCTTCGACTACCGGACCGATCCCGGCTGGCTGCTGGACCGCGCCTTCTGGCAGGGCTACTCCAAGCGCGGCATGGAGGTGTTCGTCCCCGAGTCCACCGGCGAGGAGTCGGCCTTCCTCGGCGACCTGCTGACTGAGTTCCTCCCACAGCGGGCTCTCGGACTGCTCCGGGGCCCCTCCGTCGCGAAGGCCCTGCAACTGGTGATGCTCGTCGTCTTCACCGGCACCGTCGGACTCGGATACCTCTACGGCATCTACGAGTGGGGGTGA
- a CDS encoding glycosyltransferase, translated as MSRDSPDAAGTVDSAVPPEADLPNVCVVTHPLAAAGENATRSLLDVLAAITGVVLVTADLPADSEIREKRELVELTHKGAGDSVPVAAARFLLNQVRMCRVVADRPERVVLFYGATSYLLPILFARAIGKRVLVEPRGDVPLTLRLNWEQRMPDDLARALAGLVRALERAGFAAAHGVVTYTPSMAEQLDLDPAASDVYPSGARYVRTDEFDVDTPYEERDVVVGFLGRLDEEKGIRELARVAQNLPADVTFRFVGDGDLREWLEAELAEEIAAGRVEMAGWVDHDDVPGELGRMRLLVLPSQPTEGLPTTILESLACGTPVYATPVSGVPDVVRDGETGFHIRSRDPEALRTGIESILDRDDLAEFSERGRELIEDEYSFEAACRRYREILARVAA; from the coding sequence ATGAGCAGAGACAGCCCCGACGCCGCCGGTACTGTCGACAGTGCCGTGCCGCCAGAAGCGGACCTCCCCAACGTCTGCGTGGTCACCCACCCGCTGGCCGCCGCCGGCGAGAACGCGACCCGAAGCCTGCTGGACGTGCTGGCGGCGATTACGGGGGTCGTCCTGGTGACCGCGGACCTCCCCGCCGACTCAGAGATCAGGGAGAAGCGAGAGCTGGTCGAGCTCACTCACAAGGGTGCTGGCGACTCGGTGCCCGTCGCCGCCGCCCGCTTCCTGCTGAACCAGGTCCGGATGTGTCGCGTCGTCGCCGACCGACCCGAGCGAGTCGTCCTCTTCTACGGTGCCACGTCGTACCTCCTGCCGATCCTCTTCGCCCGGGCGATCGGCAAGCGGGTGCTCGTCGAGCCGCGCGGCGACGTGCCGCTGACGCTCCGATTGAACTGGGAGCAGCGGATGCCCGACGACCTCGCCCGCGCGCTGGCCGGCCTCGTGCGAGCGCTCGAGCGCGCCGGGTTCGCGGCCGCGCACGGGGTGGTGACGTACACGCCCTCGATGGCCGAGCAACTGGACCTCGACCCGGCGGCGTCGGACGTGTACCCCTCCGGCGCCCGCTACGTCCGCACCGACGAGTTCGACGTCGACACGCCCTACGAGGAGCGCGACGTCGTCGTCGGTTTCCTCGGCCGCCTTGACGAGGAGAAGGGGATCCGCGAGCTGGCGCGGGTCGCGCAGAACCTGCCAGCGGACGTCACGTTCCGATTCGTCGGTGACGGCGACCTGCGCGAGTGGCTAGAGGCGGAGCTCGCCGAGGAGATAGCGGCCGGCCGCGTGGAGATGGCCGGCTGGGTCGACCACGACGACGTGCCCGGGGAACTCGGCCGGATGCGGCTGCTCGTCCTCCCGTCGCAGCCGACGGAGGGCCTCCCGACGACGATTCTGGAGTCGCTCGCCTGCGGGACGCCCGTCTACGCGACGCCCGTCTCCGGCGTGCCCGACGTCGTCCGCGACGGCGAGACGGGCTTTCACATCCGCTCGCGGGACCCCGAGGCGCTCCGGACGGGGATCGAGTCGATCCTCGACCGGGACGACCTCGCCGAATTCAGCGAGCGGGGCCGCGAACTGATCGAGGACGAGTACAGCTTCGAGGCGGCCTGCCGGCGGTACCGGGAGATTCTCGCCCGGGTTGCCGCCTGA
- a CDS encoding sulfatase has product MTAPNILFLVLDAVRVDHASTYGYERETTPTMSELADDGVRYDHAFAPSIWTPTVHGAVFTGRYPSHTGIYGNSLGIPDDDETLPETLQRQGYRTFAASAGAHIRAGRGYDRGIDEFVETRRISPDVDFFRKVLTDRSFARQVLFSLTRGPDDKTQYKYDRLERFVDRSIDDGEPFFGFINAKTAHNPFNPPRPYKEMFCDGFDRPRWEFLERLRGQLGGETQRLRDHDTEKLRQISSSGGDGVMVDAVEMTEEEWDVIRAWYDGAIRYLDDVVGRLVAHLKERGVYEDTLIVMTADHGDNFGDHGLARHAFCLYDTLLHVPLVIKPPATGDAASVAGRTIDEQVSLVDLHPTFLDAAGASMPEYDFAESLLNFEQRRYHDFTFAEYAGFEGSIQRLQRKYPDFDPTQFARTIQSVRDDKHKLIVDNDGNRELYAWRADPGETEDLADQRPEVVDALEAELEGSLNPLDSPGDFATPDDPELEEQLRDLGYI; this is encoded by the coding sequence ATGACTGCACCGAACATTCTCTTTCTCGTACTTGACGCGGTCCGCGTGGATCACGCCTCGACCTACGGGTACGAGCGCGAGACGACGCCGACGATGTCCGAACTGGCGGACGACGGCGTCCGATACGACCACGCCTTCGCGCCGTCCATCTGGACACCGACCGTTCACGGCGCTGTCTTCACCGGCAGGTACCCGTCCCACACCGGCATCTACGGCAACTCGCTCGGAATCCCGGACGACGACGAGACACTACCGGAGACGCTCCAGCGTCAGGGGTACCGGACCTTCGCGGCGAGCGCAGGTGCGCACATCCGCGCCGGGCGCGGATACGATCGGGGCATCGACGAGTTCGTCGAGACGCGACGGATCTCCCCGGACGTCGACTTCTTTCGCAAAGTCCTCACTGATCGGTCGTTTGCGAGGCAGGTCCTCTTCTCGCTCACGCGTGGCCCGGACGACAAAACCCAGTACAAGTACGACCGCCTCGAGCGCTTCGTCGATCGATCGATCGACGACGGTGAGCCGTTCTTCGGGTTCATAAACGCCAAGACCGCCCACAACCCGTTCAATCCGCCGCGGCCCTACAAGGAGATGTTCTGTGACGGGTTCGACCGACCGAGGTGGGAGTTCCTGGAGCGACTCCGGGGACAACTCGGCGGCGAGACCCAGCGCCTCAGGGATCACGACACGGAGAAGCTTCGACAGATCAGCAGCAGCGGCGGCGATGGCGTCATGGTCGACGCTGTCGAGATGACTGAGGAGGAGTGGGACGTCATCCGCGCCTGGTACGACGGCGCCATCAGATACCTCGACGACGTCGTCGGTCGGCTGGTGGCCCACCTCAAGGAGCGGGGCGTCTACGAGGACACGCTGATCGTGATGACGGCCGATCACGGCGACAACTTCGGCGACCACGGTCTGGCGAGACACGCGTTCTGTCTGTACGACACGTTACTCCACGTACCGCTGGTCATCAAGCCACCGGCGACCGGTGACGCTGCCTCCGTCGCCGGCCGGACCATCGACGAGCAGGTGTCTCTCGTCGACCTCCACCCGACATTCCTCGACGCGGCGGGTGCATCGATGCCGGAGTACGACTTCGCGGAGAGCCTCCTGAACTTCGAGCAGCGCCGCTACCACGACTTCACGTTCGCCGAGTACGCCGGATTCGAGGGATCGATCCAGCGGCTCCAGCGCAAGTATCCCGACTTCGACCCCACGCAGTTCGCTCGGACCATCCAGTCAGTCCGCGACGATAAGCACAAACTAATCGTCGACAACGACGGGAACAGGGAGCTATACGCGTGGCGAGCGGACCCCGGGGAGACCGAGGACCTCGCCGACCAGCGTCCCGAAGTCGTCGACGCTCTCGAAGCCGAACTGGAGGGCAGCCTGAACCCGCTCGATTCACCAGGGGATTTCGCCACGCCGGACGACCCGGAGCTCGAAGAGCAATTGCGCGACCTCGGGTACATCTGA